A genomic region of Candidatus Hydrogenedentota bacterium contains the following coding sequences:
- the dnaX gene encoding DNA polymerase III subunit gamma/tau: MGNTKYVAIARKWRPKTFSEVVGQDHITRTLTNAIKTGRIHHAFLFIGSRGIGKTTTARILAKALNCASADGPTLEPCNTCSNCVSISDGNNIDVLEIDGASNNRVEDVRNICDNVRMVPTSGRYKIYIIDEVHQLSGPAFNALLKTLEEPPSHAIFIMATTEAHKIPATIISRCQRYDFRRVVVSDIVALLRKILESENILASDDALYAIARVAEGGVRDAQSILDELITYCETKITFEDVFDVLGLVNWEYFHSLFDAMLDGNVSRQLEIIEEITAAGKDLSQFIKDILRYYRNLLVCQTAGSNEALLRLPEIEMKKMQERAKKMSVVKLIKLVEQFSELVNDYDSQIAQRTALETLLIQLARVDVDISIDTIMEKLILLGQGGIATAPIQVKENTPPPNPPKTGLPVRKKAVPVSAKEKLRLGKTQDDAWRELLIRAGEAKGTLTIHLGRIKPIGLDSDGVLTLVFEPGADKARAYFKKEGNLEKLEALLQDETENARAVFFADLAKSAGADESDTVDRSSPAPDPGMDEEKFSALAKDPGIAAVLDEFKGTIVDVRQTPDSPK; this comes from the coding sequence ATGGGTAATACAAAATATGTAGCAATTGCGCGCAAGTGGCGCCCCAAGACCTTTAGTGAGGTGGTCGGTCAAGACCATATTACGCGGACCCTTACGAATGCGATTAAAACGGGTCGAATTCACCACGCCTTTCTTTTCATTGGTTCCCGTGGAATCGGTAAAACCACGACTGCCCGCATCCTCGCCAAAGCCTTGAATTGTGCCAGTGCTGACGGGCCGACCCTCGAACCATGCAACACCTGCAGTAATTGCGTTTCCATCAGCGACGGCAACAACATTGATGTCTTAGAAATTGACGGTGCTTCCAACAACCGTGTGGAAGATGTGCGCAATATCTGCGACAACGTGCGTATGGTGCCGACGAGCGGCCGCTATAAGATTTATATTATTGACGAGGTACACCAATTAAGCGGTCCCGCCTTTAACGCCCTTCTCAAAACCTTAGAAGAGCCTCCCTCCCACGCCATCTTCATCATGGCAACTACGGAAGCGCATAAAATCCCTGCCACCATCATTTCACGGTGCCAGCGCTACGATTTCCGACGGGTGGTTGTAAGCGATATTGTGGCACTGCTGCGTAAGATCCTTGAATCGGAAAATATTCTTGCCAGTGATGACGCATTGTATGCCATTGCCCGCGTTGCTGAAGGCGGCGTGCGGGATGCGCAGAGTATCCTTGATGAACTCATCACGTACTGCGAAACAAAAATTACCTTCGAAGATGTCTTTGATGTTTTGGGACTGGTCAACTGGGAATATTTCCATAGCTTGTTTGACGCCATGCTCGACGGGAATGTCTCACGGCAGTTGGAGATCATCGAAGAGATTACGGCTGCCGGCAAAGATCTCTCTCAATTTATCAAAGATATTTTGCGTTACTACCGCAATTTGCTGGTTTGCCAGACCGCCGGTTCGAATGAGGCGCTGCTCCGTCTTCCTGAAATTGAAATGAAAAAAATGCAGGAGCGGGCAAAGAAAATGTCGGTGGTCAAGCTGATCAAATTGGTAGAGCAATTTTCAGAATTAGTGAATGATTACGATTCTCAGATCGCGCAAAGAACCGCTTTGGAAACACTGCTTATCCAACTTGCCCGCGTCGATGTAGATATTTCCATTGATACGATCATGGAGAAATTGATTTTGTTGGGTCAGGGCGGTATTGCCACGGCGCCGATACAAGTCAAGGAGAACACGCCCCCGCCAAACCCTCCTAAGACCGGATTGCCCGTTCGTAAGAAGGCAGTTCCGGTCTCCGCAAAAGAAAAACTTAGGCTGGGAAAAACGCAGGATGATGCGTGGCGTGAACTTTTAATCCGTGCCGGCGAAGCGAAGGGAACCTTAACAATCCACCTTGGCCGCATCAAGCCGATCGGATTAGATTCTGACGGCGTATTAACCTTAGTCTTTGAACCTGGCGCCGATAAAGCCCGTGCCTATTTCAAAAAAGAGGGCAATCTCGAAAAATTGGAAGCCTTGCTCCAAGACGAAACAGAAAATGCTCGGGCTGTCTTTTTCGCCGATCTTGCCAAATCTGCCGGCGCTGATGAAAGCGATACTGTGGATAGGTCGTCCCCCGCGCCCGACCCGGGTATGGATGAGGAAAAATTTAGTGCCCTAGCCAAGGATCCGGGAATTGCCGCCGTCTTGGATGAATTCAAAGGGACGATTGTTGATGTACGCCAAACTCCTGATAGCCCAAAATAG
- a CDS encoding pyrroline-5-carboxylate reductase, whose translation MNALRGKVGFLGYGNMGEAILSGLLKNQVLPPQSFGVYDPLITRREAAAAHGVKTFESATDLIPHCDTLLIAVKPQHFDEATESLVGTMAPSMRVVSIMAGISITRLQARFGDSIRVLRVMPNTPALVGAGASALACSDNCSPEDVEAGKIIFSAVGIVEVVQEADMDAVTALSGSGPAYFFYLTECMIKGAVSEGLPQDLAEHLAAQTLLGAGQLLNHTGKSAALLREQVTSKGGTTFAALETMRHHHFESLVSDAIKAAAKRSRELGSTP comes from the coding sequence ATGAATGCTCTTCGTGGAAAAGTCGGATTTCTAGGCTATGGAAATATGGGTGAGGCAATCCTCTCCGGTTTATTAAAAAATCAAGTATTGCCTCCCCAATCTTTTGGTGTCTATGATCCGCTTATAACACGACGAGAAGCCGCCGCCGCCCATGGCGTTAAAACCTTTGAATCCGCCACTGACCTTATTCCGCATTGTGACACGCTGTTAATCGCGGTAAAACCACAACACTTTGATGAGGCAACGGAATCGCTGGTGGGAACCATGGCCCCTTCCATGCGCGTTGTTTCCATTATGGCTGGGATCTCCATTACACGCTTGCAAGCGCGATTCGGAGATTCAATACGCGTCTTGCGCGTCATGCCCAACACGCCTGCCCTCGTAGGCGCGGGAGCCAGCGCCTTGGCGTGCAGCGATAATTGCAGTCCTGAAGATGTTGAGGCGGGAAAGATTATTTTTAGTGCCGTCGGGATTGTAGAAGTTGTGCAGGAAGCGGACATGGACGCAGTGACCGCGCTGAGCGGCAGCGGCCCCGCCTATTTCTTTTACTTGACGGAATGCATGATTAAAGGAGCCGTTTCAGAAGGATTGCCGCAGGATTTAGCGGAACATTTAGCGGCGCAAACCCTTCTCGGCGCCGGTCAGTTATTGAACCATACGGGAAAATCAGCGGCGTTATTGCGTGAACAAGTCACCTCCAAGGGCGGTACTACCTTTGCAGCCTTAGAAACAATGCGCCATCACCACTTTGAAAGTCTTGTGTCGGACGCCATCAAGGCGGCGGCGAAACGGTCGAGGGAATTGGGCAGTACCCCCTGA
- a CDS encoding thiazole synthase yields the protein MNTQDPFIIAGRTFNSRLMIGTGKFPSNDALHQAIEASGA from the coding sequence ATGAATACACAGGATCCTTTCATCATAGCCGGTCGCACGTTTAATTCGCGGCTCATGATCGGCACGGGAAAATTCCCGAGCAACGACGCCCTTCACCAAGCCATCGAAGCAAGCGGCGCAG
- a CDS encoding outer membrane lipoprotein carrier protein LolA, with the protein MMMKPKMSPAMYPFNRKYSLRSVGKIAVFLPLLILFYTFVVHAEEDQQFDDFFKAFRNKRDDIGSLQADFVQKTILPQELITSEGKLFFSKPRRILFATTDPERATLVDERVGYEYDAEIRQLTVFTIEDHPRANIFFLGFDDDTEALKSAYELTLFESDDPRGSKGIKIKPRADTDEEVYFLEANLFLRDEDYLPYRIHIVNDQESQLYIDVQNILKKKEQDWESVRFFIPEGVKIVESDRVVETVAEGGRYIPVEQQGLLIQERELPATTLDPKN; encoded by the coding sequence ATGATGATGAAACCGAAAATGAGTCCGGCTATGTATCCCTTTAATCGTAAATATAGTCTCAGATCCGTGGGTAAGATAGCGGTGTTCCTCCCCCTCTTGATACTCTTTTATACCTTTGTTGTCCATGCAGAAGAGGATCAGCAATTCGATGATTTTTTCAAAGCCTTCAGAAACAAACGGGATGATATCGGCTCGCTCCAAGCTGATTTCGTACAAAAAACCATCTTGCCCCAAGAGCTCATCACCTCTGAAGGAAAACTATTCTTTTCCAAACCTCGCAGAATTTTATTCGCCACAACTGATCCCGAACGGGCTACGCTGGTGGATGAGCGGGTAGGCTATGAGTACGATGCAGAAATCAGGCAATTGACTGTCTTCACCATCGAAGACCATCCCCGTGCCAATATTTTCTTTCTCGGATTTGATGACGACACGGAAGCGTTGAAAAGCGCTTATGAATTGACCTTATTCGAAAGCGATGATCCCCGCGGCTCTAAGGGCATCAAAATCAAACCCCGTGCCGATACAGACGAAGAAGTCTATTTTCTGGAAGCCAATCTCTTTCTTCGTGATGAAGACTATTTGCCCTACCGTATTCACATCGTAAATGATCAAGAATCGCAACTTTATATTGACGTCCAAAATATACTTAAAAAGAAAGAGCAAGATTGGGAAAGTGTCCGTTTCTTTATTCCTGAAGGCGTCAAAATAGTAGAGAGTGATCGTGTCGTTGAAACGGTGGCTGAGGGGGGGCGCTATATTCCCGTCGAACAACAAGGCCTTTTAATACAAGAACGAGAATTACCGGCGACGACCCTTGACCCCAAAAATTGA